The Hypanus sabinus isolate sHypSab1 chromosome 7, sHypSab1.hap1, whole genome shotgun sequence region accttctctccacatcacaGTGTCTTTGTCTGTACCCACTCTCCACATCACAGTGTCTTTGcctgtaccttctctccacatcacaGTGTCTCTGTATGTACTCTCCATGTCACAGCGTCTCTGTCTGtaccttctctccacatcacaGTGACTCTGTCTGTACCCACTCTCCACATCACAGTGTCTTTGTCTGTACCCACTCTCCACATCACAGTCTTTGcctgtaccttctctccacatcacagtgtctctgtctgtacccactctccacatcacagtgtctttgcctgtaccttctctccacatcacaGTGTCTCTGTATGTACTCTCCATGTCACAGCGTCTCTGTCTGtaccttctctccacatcacagtgactctgtctgtacccactctccacatcacagtgtctttgcctgtaccttctctccacatcacaGTGTCTCTGTCTGTACCCACTCTCCACATCCCAGTGTCTTTGTCTGTACCCACTCTCCACATCACAGTCTTTGcctgtaccttctctccacatcacagtgtctctgtctgtacccactctccacatcacactgtctttgcctgtaccttctctccacatcacaGTGTCTTTGCCTGTACCTTCTCTCGACATCACAGTGTCTCTGTATGTACTCTCCATGTCACAGCGTCTCTGTCTGtaccttctctccacatcacagtgactctgtctgtacccactctccacatcacagtgtctttgcctgtaccttctctccacatcacaGTGTTTCTGTCCGTACCTACTCTCCATGTCACTTTGTCTCTGCCTGTACATACTCTTCATGTTACAGTGTCTGTCTGCACCTACTCTCCACATAACAGTGTCTCTGCCTTTACCTACACTCCACATCAGAGTGTCTATGTATGTACTCTACATGTCACAGCGTCTCTGTCTGTACCTACACTCCACATCACAGTGTCTCTGTCTGTACCTACAACTCGCATCATTGTGTCTCTGCCTGTACCTATTCTCCACCTCCCTGTCTGCTCCTTTTCATTTAATTTGATGGAGCTGTGGACATTCGTTAGAGACACTAGTCTAGTGGACAGCCAAAATGGTTTTCTAGAGCAGACATGGCTAATACCGGGTGTACAGTTTTAGgtattgtgtttgtgtgtgtgtgtgtgtgtgtgtgtgtgtgtgagagagagagagagagagagagagagagagagagagagagagagagagagagagagagagagagagtgtgtgtgtgtgtgtgtgagagagagagagagagaaggagagagagagagtgtgtgtgtgtgtgtgtgtgtgtgtgagagagagagagagagagaaggagagagagagagagagtgtgtgtgtgtgagagagagagagagaaggagagagagagagagtgtgtgtgtgtgagagagagaatgtgtgtgtgtgagagagagagagaaggagagagagagagagagtgtgtgtgtgtgtgtgtgtgtgagagagagagagagaaggagagagagagagagtgtgtgtgtgtgtgagagagagagtgtgtgtgtgtgtgtgagagtgtgtgtgtgtgtgtgtgagagagagagtgtgtgtgtgtgtgtgtgtgtgtgtgtgtgtgagagagagagaatgtgtgtgtgtgtaagagagagtgagtgtgtgtgtcgcTCTGCCAGGTGctgtggtagaggcggatacctTGGAAACAGTTAAGAAACTCTTTGCTAGGCACATGGATAGTTGAAAAATGGAGGCTACCTTGGGGCAGTGTCAGATTAATAGCGTTGGCTCAAAGTTTGGCTCAACATTATGGGctgtgctggactgttctgtgttctaaaacaATGTaactcagtgatgataaacctgcttctgaatTTCTCCCTTTCTCCGCCTCTATCTCTCTTCCTGTCTCCTGCGTTCTACCTCTTTTTCTCTACTTACAGACTCACACAATCCCTCTATTCAAATCtaccctctctccctttccattCACACACACCTTGTCACACTCTCTGCGTTATCCGCTCCTCTGACCGAGTCCTTTCCCGCAGGGGCTGTGCATCTTCCCGTGCACCAGATGCAACGGGATCCGCGTTCCCTGGCAAACGCTGCGCCACCTAGCGGCCTTCACGCAGCAGCAACTGAGTTCCGCCGAGGAGAGTCTCCGCTCCAATTGCCGGAAGCACCCCGACGAGCTGAAGGAGGTAGAGTGGAGAGAATGTCGGGGctggagggtggaggagagggatatCTGGGTTGGGGCAGTGGGGGTCGAAGGGAGGAAgtgtggaagggaaggagggtTGAAATGTGGATGTTGAGGAGAGTCGAGGGTTGAGAAGGAGGGCCGTGGACTGGCAAGGCAGATCCATAGGGAGAACTggggattttcactctgtgtctgatcccgggagtgtgtgatgggacggtgtggagggagcgtcactctgtgtctgaccccgggagtgtgtgatgggacggtgtggagggagcgtcactctgtgtctgaccccgggagtgtgtgatgggacggtgtggagggagcgtcactctgtgtctgaccccgggagtgtgtgacaggacagtgtggagggagcgtcactctgtgtctgaccccgggagtgtgtgatgggacagtgtggagggagggtcactctgtgtctgaccccgggagtgtgtgagggacggtgtggagggagattcactctgtgtctgacccgcgagggtctgttgggacggtgtggtgggtaTTGGCTGACGTTGTCCTCTCTCCGGCAGTGCCCACGGTGTGCCAGGCTGGTACAGAGAAGCAGTAGCGATGTTCTGTGTGTTGAATGCCCTCAGTGCCCGGGACGGAGTGAGGTGGATTTCTGGTTCTGCTGGAATTGTCGTCGGGAGTGGACGGGCTCGAAAACTCCGGGGGTGACCTGCCCCTATTCCGACTGCAGCCCGCTGGTGCTCCTGAGTTCGTGCAAGATCATTGAGCGTCCGGACAGCGAGGTTGACGGCTGCCCGAGTGTGCGGCACTGCCCACAGTGTTCGGTGCTCATGTCCCACCAGGGCGGCTGCAATTACATGATTTGCCCCAGCTGCGATTATCACTTCTGTTATCGGTGCCTCCAGTCGACTGAACACTGCGATGACGACTGCAACATTCTGCCAAACCCCAGGGTCCCCTAACTGCACGGTGTCCATGAGACATAGAGGCAGAATCAGGCCAATCGACCCAGTGAGTCCTCGTTcagtaatcatggctgatttgcttGTCTGCagtcccactctcctgccttctccccagaacctttgatgccctgactgactaatcaagaacctatccacctctactttacccaatgacttggcctccacagctctctgtagcaatgaatcccacagattcaccaccctctggctgaagaaattcctcctcatctgttctaaaaggacatttttctaatctgaggctgcgccctctggtcctagattaccccattataggaaaaatcctctgcacatccactctttctcagTATTCTGTAGGTTTCAAGGAAGTACCCCTCGTttgtctaaactccagtgagccatcaaatacttctcatacattaaccctttctcattaacctcctcaGGGCCCTCTCCAATTCCTGCACCTCCTTTCTTAGATTAGAGACCCAAATCCTCATTTTAAACACCAGTGCCTGTTGATCCAAGTTTGGGTTCTCATTCAATGATGTTCCCCCTAGGTGTTTGCCCCTCTGCTGGGGTCTTGCCCCTTGTCATCGCTTGTAGATGCAGGAACCAGGCTGAAGAGAGGACAACAGCTGGCAACGTTGGTTGGCTGACACCTCCCTTTCATGAGAAATGGGTTCCTGGCGGACAGATGTGATTCATCTGCCGCTGTCAACTTGGGAGTGGTGGCAGCAGTTACTGGGGgctgtggggtggggagggaatcAGACCCTGGCCTGTGAACTGGCCAAAACCCTGCTGCAGTACTCAGCTCTGTGAAATCTCACTCCACAGGAGACCACTTGGCCCAGCCAGTCTCTCCCTCCTAACACCCCAACCCCCTCCATTCTCCATATCCAGTGCCCCCCTCCCCAGTTTGCTCTGGAAAACCCTGTTGAATCCGCTCCCCCTCCCTTCTAGGAATCCCGTACCACAACAACTCACCTGCTCTTCCCCCTGGTTCTTCTGCTGATGATTGCCCTCCGTGGCCTTTGGGCACCCAGCCTCCTGCGCCGGGAACAGATCCCTCAGTGCTAGTTCCCGCTACCCTGGGGAAATGTCTGTGGTGTAGTGTCTACGAGCCAATGGTGAATCTGTACAGTAcgaaaaaagagaaataaagatGGCATTTGAATAAAACTGATCTCTggtgttcacacacacacacacacacacacacacacacacacacacacacacacacacacacacacacacactcacactcacactcacactcacacacacacacacacactcacacttacacacacacacacactcacattcacacacacacacagttacacagaaacatacacacattcacatacactcacccacacattcacacgcacacactcacacacaccacatgcactcacatacactcacacaccacacacactcacacatttaggcacatgcactcacacagatacacatactcacaaacatacactcacagacacacacacacacacgtacacacacttAGGCACGCTCACATTTCCACAACACATCCACTTACACACACTTAGACGTATACACTCATACCACTCACAGAGATACACACCGACAAACATacacatacactgacacacacatacagtcaaacacacacatacccactcacgcacacagtcacacacacgtaCACCCAGAGCCAGATACAAGCACTCTGTCACACCTTCATACTTCCTTCCCTTTCTACTCCCGCACAGACAtacacatactcacactcacCCGCACACTctgaaccacacacacacacacatacatacaaacacatcttcggttgtccatcggaatccgatgACGACGCCCACGTCCTTTaacagtgagatctttgatgactacacAGTCcgatcctggacccacaagttctattgcaggtgggacatgtacatgtggtagtggtggtagtgatgggaaCCATGGCTGCATCTCTCCTGGCTCTcgtctgctgtcttctggttgtcctttccatctccagaatacgaaccccgtccctacacagctgtcaccaagtgttacggtcagcagcagcaTCGTCCgggtcctcgggtctgatctcgcacttccttaaagcattcttcatctgatccttctAGAACTTGCTCAGAGAGAATGttcccagatatttgaaagatggcactactgacagcttttcatcaccaacagtgaaggcaggtagggtgggtgggacactggtactccattggcaaaccagttctgtcttggtggtattgacagtcaaccccatcctgctgtacgctctcaccgccacagcaaggacagtctgaagatcctccggagtATTGGCCACAGGAGCACAGTCAcctgcatactgcagctccaggacccgctctctgtggagtttggtggttgtgtggagcctcctgatgtcaaagaggttgccatctaatccGATGTCCACCGCCACACCGCTGCTGTTCTCGATCTcattgtggagaagcttggtaacacacgGGAGGAAGACGTTAAAGAGCACTGGtgctagcacacacccctgcctcaccccCATGAGTACAAGGAAGGGCtcggactcttgtcctcctatggtcacccgTGCCGTCATCCCATCGTGGAACTGGTGGAGGATGTTAACAAAttattgggacagccaaacctgaggaggacatcccataagagctctctttgcacagtgtcgaatgctttggagtggtcgacaaaggccataaacaggtCTTGATGTTGTTCCCGACACTTTTCCTGAAGATCATGTTGatcgtgctcctgttcttcctcaATCCACACTGTGATTCTGGC contains the following coding sequences:
- the LOC132397058 gene encoding probable E3 ubiquitin-protein ligase RNF144A, which codes for MTTRGLKVFYERKAAQRSHLQKLPCSHYADVEKLKEWILDSLRQGLCIFPCTRCNGIRVPWQTLRHLAAFTQQQLSSAEESLRSNCRKHPDELKECPRCARLVQRSSSDVLCVECPQCPGRSEVDFWFCWNCRREWTGSKTPGVTCPYSDCSPLVLLSSCKIIERPDSEVDGCPSVRHCPQCSVLMSHQGGCNYMICPSCDYHFCYRCLQSTEHCDDDCNILPNPRVP